A region of Pyxidicoccus parkwaysis DNA encodes the following proteins:
- a CDS encoding PHP-associated domain-containing protein, translating into MLIDLHAHSYLSKGCDLDPRNVLERAAMFGLDGVAFTETNTQDGCDELFDLGAKAKLKVFVGLELLTDRGQYLCFFPKPELAPEPVQLWGSNRDKPWSAAECLPKLKSLGAAIVAARPYDRDSQNPAMDFIRSLNLLSAVEGYNARVKQTSNDLAVEAAEALKLPCTGGSDARGSLDEVGRGATFFKRDIKTQPELVAELLKGEFWPVMAGELPRLTRPGEAQAARKGGGGGRGGKQRRRR; encoded by the coding sequence ATGCTCATCGACCTCCACGCCCATTCCTACCTGTCCAAGGGTTGCGATCTGGACCCTCGCAACGTGCTGGAGCGGGCCGCGATGTTCGGCCTGGACGGGGTGGCCTTCACCGAGACGAACACCCAGGACGGCTGTGATGAGCTGTTCGACCTGGGTGCGAAGGCGAAGCTGAAGGTCTTCGTCGGGCTGGAGCTGCTGACGGACAGGGGCCAGTACCTCTGCTTCTTCCCGAAGCCGGAGCTGGCTCCGGAGCCGGTGCAGCTGTGGGGCAGCAACCGCGACAAGCCATGGAGCGCCGCCGAGTGTCTGCCCAAGCTGAAGTCGCTGGGGGCGGCCATCGTCGCGGCGCGTCCGTATGACAGGGACTCGCAGAACCCCGCCATGGACTTCATCCGCTCGCTGAACCTGCTCTCCGCGGTGGAGGGCTACAACGCGCGGGTGAAGCAGACGTCCAATGATCTGGCCGTGGAGGCCGCCGAGGCGCTGAAGCTCCCGTGCACCGGGGGCAGCGACGCGCGCGGCTCGCTGGACGAGGTGGGCCGGGGCGCCACGTTCTTCAAGCGCGACATCAAGACGCAGCCGGAGCTGGTGGCGGAGCTCCTCAAGGGTGAGTTCTGGCCCGTCATGGCCGGCGAGCTGCCGCGCCTCACCCGCCCCGGCGAGGCCCAGGCCGCGCGCAAGGGCGGCGGCGGGGGCCGGGGCGGCAAGCAGCGCCGCCGCCGGTAG
- a CDS encoding FmdB family zinc ribbon protein: MPIYEYACASCGKTIDVLQKISDPAPAVCSECGAQGSLSKVVSRSSFVLKGGGWYSDLYSSTKKDGSSSSSSSSSSSSSSSSDSSSSSSSSTSSTSTSAAASGDKK; encoded by the coding sequence ATGCCCATCTACGAATACGCCTGCGCGAGCTGTGGAAAGACCATCGACGTGCTGCAGAAGATCTCGGACCCGGCTCCGGCCGTGTGCTCCGAGTGCGGCGCCCAGGGCTCGCTGTCCAAGGTCGTCAGCCGCTCCAGCTTCGTCCTGAAGGGCGGCGGCTGGTACTCGGACCTGTACAGCTCCACGAAGAAGGACGGCTCGTCCTCCAGTTCTTCTTCCAGCTCCAGCTCCTCCTCCAGCTCCAGCGACTCGTCGTCGAGCAGCTCGTCGTCCACGAGCAGCACCTCGACGTCCGCCGCGGCGTCTGGCGACAAGAAGTAG
- a CDS encoding protein kinase domain-containing protein has product MAEAWRARLMGAAGVTKPVLIKKVLPEFAGDEAFISMFISEARISASLSHGNIAQIFDFGQVDGDYFLAMEYVDGKPLHHILKRAVRSGFSCLPAPVATFIALELCRGLHYAHTRTDEKGRPLGIVHRDISPDNVLVSYEGQVKIVDFGIAKARSLRSFDTAPGVVKGKYLFFSPEQARGEEVDARTDVWATGVLLFLLACGRLPLEGPEYVVMRKLVSRQELPRARDVRPDVPARLDAIIQKALALKKEDRFESAHALGDALAGFLYTSAPRFSSMSVAYLLRELFREDMTAEGRDTQVPPSFVEELSVWKAEPPLPRPTEPGVPQLDTEPHTLEHYTEEPKALAPLPRADKEPPTVSAEAIPRQGGISPSTVVGVVAVLSIAALVWLAFPWLQADWMEEQAAQTPPPPTTPKATQTSVQAPPVAPPQKGRTTEATGAPTVVMWPVDGFQLEARQHVFRVSPALAALGMLDSQSDWRLAETTLVTDADRGRSMPTLFFLLTGQDVDAHAALGTVSRKPEVIHGASGVMLFTLGLPTTKDDLPERTVTATRVKTGEVQRYTVHPEWMTASMDRALVLSGLAPEDTYRLTVEPVGEGAFMRAREHGPSPTVACVQQVDSEELPPDRALRFLLSQGEEARVTGVRGLHCGFIDDDPSDNDGAVRVRVEKSRPFAERGTAAFRVQALPRGSVAARQKVTPAAGTKAEEAPEAAPEESGPHTSLAQGQALFKAGRLAAARAEARKCVADEPLNAECHLLLGSVEARLGNVEEGAKHYRRFLELAPADHPHASKVIRVLQEYEARP; this is encoded by the coding sequence ATGGCGGAGGCCTGGCGCGCCCGGTTGATGGGCGCCGCCGGTGTTACCAAGCCCGTGCTCATCAAGAAGGTGCTGCCGGAGTTCGCCGGTGACGAGGCCTTCATCTCCATGTTCATCAGCGAGGCGCGCATCTCCGCCTCGCTGTCCCACGGCAACATCGCGCAGATCTTCGACTTCGGTCAGGTGGACGGGGACTACTTCCTCGCCATGGAGTACGTGGACGGCAAGCCGCTCCACCACATCCTGAAGCGCGCGGTGCGCTCCGGCTTCTCGTGCCTGCCCGCGCCCGTGGCCACCTTCATCGCCCTGGAGCTGTGCCGGGGGCTGCACTACGCGCACACGCGCACGGACGAGAAGGGACGGCCGCTGGGCATCGTCCACCGGGACATCTCTCCGGACAACGTGCTCGTCAGCTACGAGGGCCAGGTCAAGATCGTCGACTTCGGCATCGCCAAGGCGCGCTCGCTGCGCAGCTTCGACACGGCGCCGGGCGTGGTGAAGGGCAAGTACCTGTTCTTCTCACCGGAGCAGGCGCGCGGTGAGGAGGTGGACGCGCGCACGGACGTGTGGGCCACCGGCGTGCTGCTCTTCCTGCTCGCGTGCGGGCGCCTGCCGCTGGAAGGGCCCGAGTACGTGGTGATGCGCAAGCTGGTGAGCCGGCAGGAGCTGCCGAGGGCCCGCGACGTGAGGCCGGACGTGCCCGCGCGCCTGGACGCCATCATCCAGAAGGCGCTCGCGCTGAAGAAGGAGGACCGCTTCGAGTCCGCGCACGCACTGGGCGACGCCCTGGCCGGCTTCCTCTACACGTCCGCGCCGCGCTTCTCGTCCATGTCCGTCGCGTACCTGCTGCGCGAGTTGTTTCGCGAGGACATGACGGCCGAGGGACGCGACACCCAGGTGCCGCCGTCCTTCGTGGAGGAGCTGTCCGTCTGGAAGGCCGAGCCGCCGCTGCCCCGTCCCACCGAGCCGGGCGTGCCGCAGCTCGACACCGAGCCCCATACGCTGGAGCACTACACGGAGGAGCCGAAGGCCCTCGCGCCCCTCCCGCGCGCGGACAAGGAGCCCCCCACCGTGTCGGCGGAGGCCATCCCCCGTCAGGGCGGAATCAGTCCCTCGACGGTGGTGGGCGTCGTGGCGGTGCTCTCCATCGCCGCGCTGGTGTGGCTGGCCTTCCCCTGGCTCCAGGCGGACTGGATGGAAGAGCAGGCGGCCCAGACGCCTCCACCGCCCACGACGCCGAAGGCCACACAGACTTCCGTGCAAGCGCCTCCGGTGGCTCCGCCGCAGAAGGGCCGGACGACGGAGGCGACTGGGGCCCCGACTGTCGTCATGTGGCCGGTGGACGGCTTCCAGCTCGAGGCCCGGCAGCACGTGTTCCGCGTCTCGCCCGCGCTCGCCGCGCTCGGCATGCTGGACTCCCAGTCGGACTGGCGCCTCGCGGAGACCACGCTCGTGACGGACGCGGACCGGGGCCGCTCCATGCCCACGCTCTTCTTCCTCCTCACGGGACAGGACGTGGACGCCCATGCGGCGCTGGGCACCGTGTCACGCAAGCCGGAGGTCATCCACGGGGCCTCTGGAGTGATGCTCTTCACGCTCGGCCTGCCCACGACGAAGGACGACCTGCCCGAGCGCACCGTGACAGCAACGCGCGTGAAGACGGGCGAGGTGCAGCGCTACACCGTCCACCCGGAGTGGATGACGGCATCCATGGACCGCGCGCTCGTCCTCTCCGGGCTGGCCCCGGAGGACACCTACCGGTTGACGGTGGAGCCGGTGGGCGAGGGCGCCTTCATGCGCGCCCGCGAGCATGGCCCGTCCCCCACGGTGGCCTGCGTCCAGCAGGTGGATTCGGAGGAGCTGCCGCCGGACCGCGCGCTGCGCTTCCTCCTGTCCCAGGGCGAGGAGGCGCGTGTCACCGGCGTGCGCGGCCTGCACTGCGGCTTCATCGACGATGACCCTTCCGACAACGACGGCGCGGTGCGGGTGCGCGTGGAGAAGTCCCGGCCCTTCGCGGAGCGCGGCACCGCGGCCTTCCGCGTGCAGGCGCTCCCCCGGGGCTCCGTCGCCGCGAGGCAGAAGGTGACACCTGCGGCCGGGACCAAGGCCGAAGAAGCCCCGGAGGCCGCGCCCGAGGAGTCCGGACCGCACACGTCGCTCGCCCAGGGACAGGCCCTCTTCAAGGCGGGCCGGCTCGCGGCCGCGCGCGCCGAGGCCCGGAAGTGCGTGGCCGACGAGCCCCTCAACGCCGAGTGCCACCTGCTGCTCGGCTCCGTGGAGGCCCGCCTGGGCAACGTGGAGGAGGGGGCGAAGCACTACCGCCGCTTCCTGGAACTGGCCCCCGCGGACCACCCCCACGCCAGCAAGGTCATCCGCGTCCTCCAGGAGTACGAGGCCCGCCCGTAA
- a CDS encoding sigma 54-interacting transcriptional regulator, with product MSSLGDEDDGDELVRTDAIPAIRAPRVRMRLVVLTGPDAGKAYPLLPGRYRIGSEATSHIVIPDRAVSRQHLILEVREDSVRAVDPGSRNGSFCEGMRFSELEVRPGAVLTLGTTELKFVPENEKSRSMPLSTRGSFGGLVGNSRRMREVFTLLERLAAGESDVLIQGETGTGKELCAEAIHAHSPRSKGPFVIADLAGIAPSLLESELFGHVKGAFTGANTDRAGAFERAHGGTLFLDEVGELPLEVQPRLLRALERRQVKRVGANDYRTVNVRVVAATHQDLEGAVKNGQFRGDLFHRLAVLRVVLPPLREHLEDIPLLIDTVLERMGRPPSALSDQTRALLAQYPWPGNVRELRNVVDRVVNLGEEALPDIPDVPVHAPMFADDDPENTVPMSLDLPFKEAKERLIEGFERDYLRTLLERCEGNVSRASREAGIDRVYLRKLLRKHGLDTSSS from the coding sequence GTGTCGAGTCTGGGTGACGAGGACGACGGGGACGAGCTGGTCCGAACCGATGCCATTCCGGCCATCCGCGCCCCTCGCGTCCGCATGCGTCTGGTGGTGCTGACGGGGCCGGATGCCGGCAAGGCCTATCCCCTGCTCCCGGGGCGCTACCGCATCGGCTCCGAGGCGACCTCGCACATCGTGATTCCGGACCGGGCCGTGTCGCGTCAGCACCTCATCCTCGAGGTGCGGGAGGACAGCGTACGCGCGGTGGACCCGGGCTCGCGCAATGGCTCGTTCTGCGAGGGCATGCGCTTCTCCGAGCTGGAGGTCCGCCCCGGCGCCGTCCTCACCCTGGGCACCACCGAGCTCAAGTTCGTCCCCGAGAACGAGAAGTCCCGCTCCATGCCGCTGTCCACGCGCGGCAGCTTCGGCGGGCTCGTCGGCAACAGCCGGCGCATGCGCGAGGTCTTCACCCTGCTGGAGCGGCTCGCCGCCGGTGAGTCGGACGTGCTCATCCAGGGCGAGACGGGCACCGGCAAGGAACTGTGCGCGGAGGCCATCCACGCGCACAGCCCTCGGAGCAAGGGGCCCTTCGTCATCGCGGACCTCGCGGGCATCGCCCCGTCGCTGCTGGAGAGCGAGCTGTTCGGCCATGTGAAGGGCGCCTTCACCGGCGCCAACACGGACCGCGCGGGCGCCTTCGAGCGGGCCCACGGCGGCACCCTCTTCCTCGACGAGGTGGGTGAGTTGCCGTTGGAAGTACAGCCGCGCCTGCTGCGCGCGCTGGAGCGCCGGCAGGTGAAGCGCGTGGGCGCCAACGACTACCGCACCGTCAACGTGCGCGTGGTGGCGGCGACGCACCAGGACCTCGAGGGCGCGGTGAAGAACGGCCAGTTCCGCGGGGACCTGTTCCACCGGCTCGCGGTGCTGCGCGTGGTGCTGCCTCCGCTTCGCGAGCACCTGGAGGACATCCCGCTGCTCATCGACACCGTGCTGGAGCGCATGGGCCGTCCGCCCAGCGCCCTGTCGGACCAGACGCGCGCGCTGCTGGCGCAGTACCCGTGGCCGGGCAACGTGCGTGAATTGCGCAACGTGGTGGACCGCGTGGTGAACCTGGGTGAGGAGGCGCTGCCGGACATCCCGGACGTGCCCGTGCACGCGCCCATGTTCGCGGACGACGACCCGGAGAACACGGTGCCCATGTCCCTGGACCTCCCCTTCAAGGAGGCCAAGGAGCGGCTCATCGAGGGCTTCGAGCGCGACTACCTGCGCACCCTGCTGGAGCGCTGCGAGGGCAACGTGTCCCGCGCCTCGCGCGAGGCCGGCATCGACCGCGTCTACCTGCGCAAGCTGCTGCGCAAGCACGGCCTGGACACGTCCTCCAGCTAG
- a CDS encoding serine/threonine protein kinase, translating into MSLQPGDRFGRYELVSWLGRGGMAETWRARLVGDAGVTKPVLIKKVLPEFSGDEAFISMFISEARISATLSHGNVAQVFDFGRVDGDYFLAMEYVDGQPLHRILKRAARGGLTALPIPLSTFIALEMCRGLHYAHTRTDEKGQPLGIVHRDISPDNVLVSYEGQVKIVDFGIAKARSLRTFNTEPGVVKGKYLFFSPEQARGKEVDARTDVWATGLVLYELLCGQRPVTGLPQTVMMRMARGDFPSPRELRGDLPAALDALVMRALAVDLSARFESSHAFGDALAGFLYGFAPRFSSMNLAHLVRELFREELAKEGRELPVPPSFQEELALWRSTAPHSDQGRSGGGPPPLGRKARQTAIAHAPTHETKPEAKPASSPRVSRGALVAGGAGLLLSLGAAAVLMSTWLEITSPPGHDPSSPQPLPARVLKQVAVEAPAAPVEAPKQAAVVAPAEATATTASAREAPDAGTAENTAPGMTFQLEARRDVILVPRSFVAATGLTPAMKYEVSEISRDLRLDPSPVRVLKPSAFNVPPIFYLLSGPGVPEGTSLGEVKRNVSFFVGASDISFFTLSPPSPGSPLPRTIQLASTQVGSEKELDFRPKARSASLDTAALLAGLSPSTTYSVTLTSSGGVPTLIHGPGRGLERRIACIQWSPSAPAEDASAGWPVAFILDQFREVLIEGVEALKCGFVDDDPSDNVGLMAVRVVPVGRSGQDRPSSQRLVNDARRLEQANQMALFAKELLRGGRSSTATLSEVLDMANRCLGLVPDHADCLLISGSTLARLNRKDDAASRYRRFIEHHPDHPRAPAVRQILEAYARAHNPESQRPP; encoded by the coding sequence ATGTCCTTGCAACCCGGAGACAGGTTCGGCCGCTACGAGCTGGTGTCCTGGCTCGGTCGAGGCGGTATGGCGGAGACGTGGCGCGCCCGGCTGGTGGGCGATGCCGGCGTCACCAAGCCCGTGCTCATCAAGAAGGTGTTGCCGGAGTTCTCCGGTGACGAGGCCTTCATCTCCATGTTCATCAGCGAGGCGCGCATCTCCGCCACGCTGTCGCATGGCAACGTCGCCCAGGTCTTCGACTTCGGCCGCGTGGATGGGGACTACTTCCTGGCCATGGAGTACGTGGACGGGCAGCCGCTCCACCGCATCCTCAAGCGCGCGGCGCGCGGCGGCCTGACGGCGCTGCCCATCCCCCTGTCGACGTTCATCGCGCTGGAGATGTGCCGGGGCCTGCACTACGCGCACACTCGCACGGACGAGAAGGGGCAGCCGCTGGGCATCGTCCACCGGGACATCTCCCCGGACAACGTGCTCGTCAGCTACGAGGGCCAGGTCAAGATTGTCGACTTCGGCATCGCCAAGGCGCGCTCGCTGCGAACGTTCAACACCGAGCCTGGGGTGGTGAAGGGCAAGTACCTGTTCTTCTCGCCGGAGCAGGCGCGCGGCAAGGAGGTGGATGCGCGCACGGACGTGTGGGCCACGGGCCTGGTGCTGTACGAGCTGCTGTGCGGTCAGCGCCCTGTCACGGGTCTACCGCAGACGGTGATGATGCGGATGGCGCGCGGCGACTTTCCTTCGCCCCGGGAGCTGCGCGGAGACCTCCCCGCCGCGCTGGATGCGCTCGTCATGCGCGCGCTGGCGGTGGACCTGTCGGCACGTTTCGAGTCCAGCCACGCCTTCGGCGATGCGCTGGCGGGCTTCCTCTACGGTTTCGCTCCCCGGTTCTCCTCCATGAACCTGGCGCACCTCGTCCGGGAGTTGTTCCGCGAGGAGCTGGCCAAGGAGGGACGCGAGCTGCCGGTGCCGCCTTCGTTCCAGGAGGAGCTGGCCCTCTGGCGAAGTACCGCTCCCCACTCCGACCAGGGACGGAGTGGGGGCGGGCCTCCACCTCTCGGCCGGAAGGCGCGGCAGACGGCCATCGCGCACGCGCCGACGCACGAGACGAAACCCGAGGCGAAGCCAGCGTCCTCGCCACGTGTCTCACGGGGAGCCCTCGTTGCGGGTGGCGCGGGCCTCCTCCTGTCGCTCGGCGCCGCCGCCGTGCTGATGTCCACCTGGCTCGAGATCACGTCCCCCCCGGGGCATGACCCGTCGTCACCGCAGCCGCTACCGGCGCGGGTGCTGAAGCAGGTCGCCGTCGAGGCACCTGCCGCACCCGTGGAAGCACCGAAACAGGCGGCGGTCGTCGCGCCCGCCGAGGCCACCGCGACGACGGCCTCCGCGCGCGAGGCACCAGACGCGGGCACGGCGGAGAACACCGCCCCTGGGATGACCTTCCAGTTGGAGGCCCGGCGGGATGTCATCCTGGTGCCTCGAAGCTTCGTCGCCGCCACGGGGCTGACACCGGCCATGAAGTACGAGGTCTCGGAAATCTCCAGGGATCTCCGTCTGGATCCGTCTCCGGTGCGGGTCCTCAAGCCTTCCGCGTTCAATGTGCCGCCCATCTTCTACCTGCTCTCGGGCCCGGGGGTGCCCGAGGGGACTTCCCTCGGGGAGGTGAAACGCAACGTCTCGTTCTTCGTTGGGGCCTCGGACATCTCCTTCTTCACGTTGAGCCCGCCCTCCCCGGGGAGTCCTCTCCCGCGCACCATCCAGCTCGCGAGCACGCAGGTTGGTTCGGAGAAGGAGCTCGACTTCCGCCCGAAGGCCCGAAGCGCGTCCCTGGACACGGCCGCGTTGCTCGCGGGACTGAGCCCCTCGACCACGTATTCCGTGACGTTGACGAGCTCGGGCGGCGTGCCGACGCTCATCCATGGACCGGGGCGCGGTCTCGAGCGTCGGATTGCCTGCATCCAATGGTCGCCTTCCGCGCCGGCCGAAGATGCCTCCGCGGGCTGGCCCGTGGCGTTCATTCTCGATCAGTTCCGCGAGGTGCTCATCGAGGGAGTCGAGGCGCTGAAATGCGGCTTCGTCGACGACGACCCCTCGGACAACGTGGGCCTCATGGCGGTGCGCGTCGTGCCGGTCGGCCGCAGTGGCCAGGACCGGCCATCGTCGCAGCGCCTGGTCAACGATGCCCGCAGGTTGGAGCAGGCCAACCAGATGGCCTTGTTCGCCAAGGAGTTGCTGAGAGGGGGTAGGTCGTCCACGGCGACTCTCTCAGAGGTACTCGACATGGCGAACCGCTGTCTGGGCCTCGTACCCGATCATGCGGACTGCCTGCTGATTTCCGGCTCAACCCTGGCCCGCCTGAATCGCAAGGACGATGCGGCGAGCCGGTACCGGCGCTTCATCGAGCACCACCCGGACCATCCTCGAGCGCCGGCGGTGCGACAGATACTGGAGGCCTATGCGCGAGCCCACAACCCCGAGTCCCAGCGCCCCCCGTGA
- a CDS encoding alpha-amylase family glycosyl hydrolase, giving the protein MTHSRFPRALALPALLLAAGCGDTEDSIPVRTCEVKLTYAPQQSVQGTVSVIGEWDGFSSTSMLKLQDRGDGVFTARLEGLEPREYGYRFVQGDKQLMDPQNPYTRWVRAEEYSKLTVPDCRQPALELRRFAVGSDGKVDVEVAYLDGTDESGPAKEDVVLTLDGEAKPDAFDRSTGLFRLDASVSAGKHHVKVTAKDAQGREAAPLYLPFWVEPKKFRWESGLMYFAFTDRFSNARADNDGPVADVDPIANYQGGDFAGITQKLEEGYFSNLGVKTLWISPVDQNPEGRFIGTGGKYYAGYHGYWPSKPRTTQRRFGTLEELRALTAAAHKQGIRVIADLVLNHVHQEHPYWIQHREDGWFNTSASCVCGTQDCDWEEKRLTCKFTDYLPDFNWRSSEMVDQFISDTLWWLEEADFDGFRMDAVKHMDQVAGRTLRGRLKEITAMTGTEFYLVGETFVGEDGRPQIARYISPRELDGQFDFPLYWPIRRAFADGEPLGVVDTAVRANEVFYAPGTLNSPFLGNHDVARFMSQAAKQLEGSGGDPFSNQRPPATVTDPAAFEKAKYAFTFLLTQPGVPLVYYGDEMGMPGAGDPDNRRMMRFGNELEPLEAELLELVQKLGKARADNEALQTGARHTLRVESDLYIFQRSLPDGRGAIVVINRGTVSRPPLEIDLVGSLAARNATYKDIFSGRELKLEGTATVVELPPRSVSVYVPGAGSQP; this is encoded by the coding sequence ATGACGCACTCCCGCTTTCCCCGCGCCCTCGCGCTTCCGGCGCTGCTGCTCGCTGCCGGCTGCGGTGACACCGAAGATTCCATCCCCGTCCGGACCTGCGAGGTGAAGTTGACCTATGCCCCGCAGCAGTCCGTGCAGGGCACCGTGTCCGTCATCGGCGAGTGGGACGGCTTCTCCTCCACCAGCATGCTGAAGCTGCAGGACCGGGGCGACGGCGTCTTCACGGCGCGCCTGGAGGGCCTGGAGCCGCGCGAGTACGGCTACCGCTTCGTGCAGGGGGACAAGCAGCTCATGGACCCCCAGAACCCGTACACCCGCTGGGTGCGCGCGGAGGAGTACTCGAAGCTGACGGTGCCGGACTGCCGCCAGCCGGCGCTGGAATTGCGGCGCTTCGCGGTGGGCAGCGACGGCAAGGTGGACGTGGAGGTGGCCTACCTCGACGGCACCGATGAGTCCGGCCCCGCGAAGGAAGACGTCGTCCTCACGCTGGACGGCGAGGCGAAGCCGGACGCGTTCGACCGGAGCACGGGCCTGTTCCGGCTCGACGCCTCCGTCTCCGCGGGCAAGCACCACGTGAAGGTGACGGCGAAGGACGCGCAAGGCCGCGAGGCCGCGCCGCTCTATCTGCCCTTCTGGGTGGAGCCGAAGAAGTTCCGCTGGGAGTCGGGGCTGATGTACTTCGCCTTCACCGACCGCTTCAGCAACGCCCGGGCGGACAACGACGGCCCGGTGGCCGACGTGGACCCCATCGCCAACTACCAGGGCGGTGACTTCGCCGGCATCACCCAGAAGCTCGAGGAGGGCTACTTCTCCAACCTCGGCGTGAAGACGCTGTGGATTTCCCCGGTGGACCAGAACCCCGAGGGTCGGTTCATCGGCACGGGCGGCAAGTACTACGCGGGCTACCACGGCTACTGGCCTTCCAAGCCGCGCACCACGCAGCGCCGCTTCGGCACGCTGGAGGAATTGCGCGCGCTCACCGCCGCCGCCCACAAGCAGGGCATCCGCGTGATTGCGGACCTGGTGCTCAACCACGTCCACCAGGAGCACCCGTACTGGATTCAGCACCGCGAGGACGGCTGGTTCAACACCTCCGCGAGCTGCGTGTGCGGCACCCAGGACTGCGACTGGGAGGAGAAGCGCCTCACCTGCAAGTTCACCGACTATCTGCCGGACTTCAACTGGCGCTCGTCGGAGATGGTGGACCAGTTCATCTCCGACACGCTGTGGTGGCTGGAGGAGGCGGACTTCGACGGCTTCCGCATGGACGCCGTGAAGCACATGGACCAGGTGGCGGGGCGCACGCTGCGCGGGCGGCTGAAGGAAATCACCGCCATGACGGGCACCGAGTTCTACCTCGTCGGTGAGACGTTCGTCGGCGAGGACGGCCGCCCGCAGATTGCCCGCTACATCAGCCCGCGCGAGCTGGACGGCCAGTTCGACTTCCCCCTGTACTGGCCCATCCGCCGCGCCTTCGCGGACGGCGAGCCGCTGGGCGTCGTGGACACCGCCGTGCGCGCCAACGAGGTCTTCTACGCGCCGGGCACGCTCAACTCGCCGTTCCTCGGCAACCACGACGTGGCGCGCTTCATGTCCCAGGCGGCGAAGCAGCTCGAAGGGTCGGGCGGCGACCCGTTCAGCAATCAGCGCCCGCCCGCCACGGTGACGGACCCGGCCGCCTTCGAGAAGGCGAAGTACGCTTTCACCTTCCTGCTCACCCAGCCCGGCGTGCCGCTCGTGTACTACGGCGACGAGATGGGCATGCCGGGCGCGGGAGACCCCGACAACCGCCGGATGATGCGCTTTGGCAACGAGCTGGAGCCCCTGGAGGCGGAGCTGCTGGAGCTGGTCCAGAAGCTGGGCAAGGCCCGCGCGGACAACGAGGCGCTGCAGACGGGCGCTCGGCACACGCTGCGCGTGGAGAGCGACCTCTACATCTTCCAGCGGAGCCTGCCGGACGGGCGGGGCGCCATCGTGGTCATCAACCGGGGCACGGTGAGCCGGCCGCCGCTGGAAATCGACCTGGTGGGAAGCCTCGCCGCGAGGAACGCGACGTACAAGGACATCTTCAGTGGCCGCGAGCTGAAGCTCGAGGGGACCGCGACGGTGGTGGAGCTGCCGCCGCGCAGTGTCTCCGTCTACGTGCCGGGAGCGGGTTCCCAACCGTAG